The following proteins are co-located in the Festucalex cinctus isolate MCC-2025b chromosome 15, RoL_Fcin_1.0, whole genome shotgun sequence genome:
- the s1pr3b gene encoding sphingosine 1-phosphate receptor 3 isoform X1, translating into MDPHIYLHYNYTGKLEHRASAGAGAGTGTPDTKTLLFLAVCGFIVLENLTVLVAIWRNQRFHNRMYFFIGNLALCDMLAGVAYLVNLLLSGERTLHLSPALWFVREGSMFVALGASVFSLLAIAIERHLTMIKMRPYDANKNYRVFLLIGACWLIAVSFGALPILGWNCLGDLPDCSTVLPLYSKKYVAFCITVFMALLLAMSLLYARIYVLVKSSSRKVSKHSNSEHAMSLLRTVIIVVGVFIACWTPIFVLLLVDVACGQRRRCPILYKADWFIGLAVLNSAMNPIIYTLASREMRRAFLGLACCLCRRGKTSTPGSGNRQCLEASRSRSKSWSSQNNHNHNQQGSREAGPDVEADSGPGKVSVVAGTSGVDVDNFLQNDGAE; encoded by the coding sequence ATGGATCCTCACATCTACCTGCACTACAACTACACGGGCAAGCTGGAGCACCGGGCCAGCGCGGGCGCCGGCGCCGGAACGGGCACCCCGGACACCAAGACCCTCCTGTTCCTGGCGGTGTGCGGCTTCATCGTGCTGGAGAACCTGACGGTGCTGGTGGCCATCTGGCGGAACCAGCGCTTCCACAACCGCATGTACTTCTTCATCGGCAACCTGGCGCTGTGCGACATGCTGGCCGGCGTGGCCTACCTGGTCAACCTGCTCCTGTCCGGGGAGAGGACCCTGCACCTGTCGCCCGCCCTTTGGTTCGTGCGCGAGGGCAGCATGTTCGTGGCGTTGGGCGCCTCCGTCTTCAGCCTGCTGGCCATCGCCATCGAGCGCCACCTAACCATGATCAAAATGAGGCCCTACGATGCCAACAAGAACTACCGGGTCTTCCTTCTCATCGGTGCGTGCTGGTTGATCGCCGTCTCCTTCGGGGCGCTTCCCATCCTGGGCTGGAACTGTCTCGGCGACCTCCCCGACTGCTCCACCGTGCTGCCGCTGTACTCCAAGAAGTACGTGGCCTTCTGCATCACCGTCTTCATGGCGCTGCTCCTGGCCATGTCGCTGCTTTACGCCCGCATCTACGTCTTGGTCAAGTCCAGCAGCCGCAAGGTGAGCAAGCACAGCAATTCGGAGCACGCCATGTCGCTGCTGCGCACCGTCATCATCGTGGTGGGCGTCTTCATCGCCTGCTGGACGCCCATCTTCGTGCTGCTCCTGGTGGACGTGGCGTGCGGCCAGCGCCGACGCTGTCCCATCCTGTACAAGGCCGACTGGTTCATCGGCTTGGCCGTGCTCAACTCGGCCATGAATCCCATCATATACACGCTGGCCAGCCGCGAGATGCGAAGGGCCTTCCTGGGTTTGGCTTGCTGTCTTTGCCGCCGGGGGAAAACGTCGACGCCGGGCAGCGGGAACAGGCAATGTCTGGAGGCTAGCCGTAGCCGGAGCAAGTCGTGGAGCAGCCAGAACAACCACAATCACAACCAGCAGGGCAGCAGGGAGGCAGGGCCGGACGTGGAGGCGGACTCTGGACCCGGGAAGGTGTCGGTGGTTGCGGGGACGAGCGGGGTTGATGTTGACAACTTCCTCCAGAATGACGGGGCTGAGTGA
- the s1pr3b gene encoding sphingosine 1-phosphate receptor 3 isoform X2, which translates to MSCLHFIFGSTEASKVLLVTSLLSADSKTMDPHIYLHYNYTGKLEHRASAGAGAGTGTPDTKTLLFLAVCGFIVLENLTVLVAIWRNQRFHNRMYFFIGNLALCDMLAGVAYLVNLLLSGERTLHLSPALWFVREGSMFVALGASVFSLLAIAIERHLTMIKMRPYDANKNYRVFLLIGACWLIAVSFGALPILGWNCLGDLPDCSTVLPLYSKKYVAFCITVFMALLLAMSLLYARIYVLVKSSSRKVSKHSNSEHAMSLLRTVIIVVGVFIACWTPIFVLLLVDVACGQRRRCPILYKADWFIGLAVLNSAMNPIIYTLASREMRRAFLGLACCLCRRGKTSTPGSGNRQCLEASRSRSKSWSSQNNHNHNQQGSREAGPDVEADSGPGKVSVVAGTSGVDVDNFLQNDGAE; encoded by the exons ATGTCATGTTTGCACTTCATATTTGGATCAACTGAAGCCTCCAAAGTCCTCCTGGTAA CATCACTTCTCTCGGCAGACTCCAAAACGATGGATCCTCACATCTACCTGCACTACAACTACACGGGCAAGCTGGAGCACCGGGCCAGCGCGGGCGCCGGCGCCGGAACGGGCACCCCGGACACCAAGACCCTCCTGTTCCTGGCGGTGTGCGGCTTCATCGTGCTGGAGAACCTGACGGTGCTGGTGGCCATCTGGCGGAACCAGCGCTTCCACAACCGCATGTACTTCTTCATCGGCAACCTGGCGCTGTGCGACATGCTGGCCGGCGTGGCCTACCTGGTCAACCTGCTCCTGTCCGGGGAGAGGACCCTGCACCTGTCGCCCGCCCTTTGGTTCGTGCGCGAGGGCAGCATGTTCGTGGCGTTGGGCGCCTCCGTCTTCAGCCTGCTGGCCATCGCCATCGAGCGCCACCTAACCATGATCAAAATGAGGCCCTACGATGCCAACAAGAACTACCGGGTCTTCCTTCTCATCGGTGCGTGCTGGTTGATCGCCGTCTCCTTCGGGGCGCTTCCCATCCTGGGCTGGAACTGTCTCGGCGACCTCCCCGACTGCTCCACCGTGCTGCCGCTGTACTCCAAGAAGTACGTGGCCTTCTGCATCACCGTCTTCATGGCGCTGCTCCTGGCCATGTCGCTGCTTTACGCCCGCATCTACGTCTTGGTCAAGTCCAGCAGCCGCAAGGTGAGCAAGCACAGCAATTCGGAGCACGCCATGTCGCTGCTGCGCACCGTCATCATCGTGGTGGGCGTCTTCATCGCCTGCTGGACGCCCATCTTCGTGCTGCTCCTGGTGGACGTGGCGTGCGGCCAGCGCCGACGCTGTCCCATCCTGTACAAGGCCGACTGGTTCATCGGCTTGGCCGTGCTCAACTCGGCCATGAATCCCATCATATACACGCTGGCCAGCCGCGAGATGCGAAGGGCCTTCCTGGGTTTGGCTTGCTGTCTTTGCCGCCGGGGGAAAACGTCGACGCCGGGCAGCGGGAACAGGCAATGTCTGGAGGCTAGCCGTAGCCGGAGCAAGTCGTGGAGCAGCCAGAACAACCACAATCACAACCAGCAGGGCAGCAGGGAGGCAGGGCCGGACGTGGAGGCGGACTCTGGACCCGGGAAGGTGTCGGTGGTTGCGGGGACGAGCGGGGTTGATGTTGACAACTTCCTCCAGAATGACGGGGCTGAGTGA